In the Pecten maximus chromosome 5, xPecMax1.1, whole genome shotgun sequence genome, AAGCGTCGATGAAGAACAAGAACGGATACAAGAGTTTCTACGTTTGAATACTCGGTACAATCCTTGGAACATCCAACAAAGGAACGGTGATTTGTATGATGCTCTCGAACCACCTCGTATCAAAGATTGCCACAGGCCAGTCTGTAGTCTATCATGTAGTACATGCATGTCCAGAAAACAAAACGCACCCTGTTTTGTTATTCCAGGAATCACGCACCCGTCAGGTTTTGTTTTACCCCTAAAAAGCGTTCCGAATAAGGCTAAGCAAACACGGAAGAAAGGAAAATCAAAGTTACTTAAGAGATCCACGGCAGCTGGAAATAACGAGAGTTTATCAACACAGATATATGGTGATACTACACCGGAAGGAAGTTATGTTAATGAGGTAACCAAGCAAGAAATTGACGAAAAGTTTCAGCTGCGTGTTCAACAAGAACTTAAGTTTCTTCTAAAGGCAGACAAAAAGGTGGATATAGATCGATTGAAGAAATTATCAACACCGAAGGGAGGATTCAAAAGAGAATTaagattttcaaaatctttaataaaaaGAGAAGTGAAGAATTTAACATTAAAGAACGCAGCAGAGATTTTGTCAACGACGGAAACGGAGAACCGACGGAAGATTGATAGCCGGGTGAATATGTTTCTGGCTATGCTGAACTCACAGGAAAGTCACATACCAACTTCTATGGTACACATCCCACTAAGGGAGGATATTATGCATGTTGACATATCTCATCTTGAACGTGTAGATCTGGATTTACTCGCACaacacaacgtcaacacaaggAAAGTCGTCTTTCAGTGAACATGTCATTAAGTCATtatttatatgtgtatgtatggcATTGGTATTATAATTCTTGAGCAGATTATATAATCTTCAATTTGTGAGTAcgtttttcaaattcaaaagaaTGAAAGCAATATTCAATGGTTTAATTTTCGTGGTCTTAACAGTAATTTAAAATTTCTAATCGGACAATAGATAATCATACATATTAGGAAAAAGGTGTTGGTGTATGCAAACGTTCTTAACAATATCACTTAGGAAATCACAAAGTAAGTTCACATACGTTTAACCCGTATAATGTCATATTAGTACCTGACAGAATGTTACTTGTCTATCAATGGTACTTGATCTTCCTCcttagaaataattatttagtcattgttttatatagaaTTCCACATAAAATGCCCAATGATAGACTAAGCAGTGGACATATTACAACTGcaaaataaaatacacattCATATTCTATATGATAGAATGTTcaaaagtatatatttatataaccaaAATATAGTATAAACGTTTAAAGCATTACATATTAATACAATAAGCGGTAGATTACAGAAAGGAAGGGGGGTAAATTTTGATTTGTGCCGTGTCCAGACCTTGATTTCACATGCTACAATTCTGGCTGACGTAgtttgtatactttatatattacaaGTTATGTTTGTATAGCTCCGTTACCTTCTATCCTAATAGAGCTATCAGAGTATCAAAGAGACCGGGACAAAGGTGACAGGTATACAAACAATGTGTGGGCTGTTGTGTATCAAGCGGAAATGAACTTTATTATAATTTGGGATTGTGTTAAAATAAACATGTCGATATCACGATTGGGGTCAAATCTTCATACATAAACTAATATTGGAGGTATGTAATGGTATCTTGGTAAAGTTATCTTATACAGcgatattgaaaaatataaactCCAGTCAACGTAATCAATACATGTGTCATATATAATCATTGATATTAGATATTCATCAAAACGTATTTTTGTAATAAAGACGCAATTGATTTTTGTGAAACATACagttttttttcatgaatacTGTAATGCTACTTTAGCTGTTTTATATGCAATGAATTTCTggatatataaaacatatagaaGATAAAAACGTCTAGTGTAATGTTAAGTGTATCAAATTACTGTTGACCTCGGGGTTGTGGTGGTCGGTATAGCAAAAATACGCAATTGGAGAGTCGCATGTTCGAGTTCAACTATGGACACTATGGTGTTTGTTTAAACAAGATACATCATGTTTCCGTTGGGTTTCAGTCAATTTAGCTGAAAatgagtttggtttggttggtttattttgtgtaatgtACTAATAACCaccagggtcatttgaggatgtGTTAGGTtttggaggaaagccggagtacccggcgaAAAACCTCCGGCCAACAGTCactaccaggcaactgccccacgtgcGTTTCGGTCTCGCAACCTAGAGGTTGAGGGcaagtgttaaagtgtcgggacatccTACGTGCATatcttgttttccttttttttaatcCGTTCAAATTCGTCCACTGATTATAAACAATTTGCATATCCACGTATATTTATCGAACTAGGAACAAGAAACGTGAGAAGATCTAGTCAAAATAGTATTTTGGCAGAAGAAAAATAAATGGAGTTATTCACTAAATCAAAGACTCTGTCACCATTTGTGTTTGTTCAACTTGAGAACAGTTTCGGTAAACACATTTCACAGTACATACGAATTAATATGACGCATTTCAATTGACAAACAAACCAGAAAATTTAATTGgtttcttttatttaattttcaaacaGCCTTTTTTCTCGATTATTTACTTAGGAGAACGCATGGGTATTTAAACTACCTCGATGAGTTACAATGAGTGCAAATACAAAATGTCACAATTGACCGTGAATATGTTGACATACAATtcattaatgtaaatgttctgAGAAAATGATCTACATATTATTTATCTAACCTTATAATTACATTGCAAACATCGTCAACATGTGTAGGTAAACATTAGTTAAATAGGTAAACCCAActgtattttgatataagaAGCAGTGTTCATTGTTGTGTACATACACTAGGGAAATTGAAAAATTGATGAAATGTTAAGTATTTACGATATCggatacatttttttaaacattgtaGATTAAATGACGTCTTCACGTTTAGTACTTCCGATATAAACAACAAGCTTTTTTACTGTTCACCTGCGTtgtatcaaattaattttgGACTCAATGATTTCCTGATTATTGAAAATGTTTGTCCTAAAGTGAGTTTTCAAAACATGGACATGAATCATTGTCCCAGACTCTATATCGGTATGATCTTAAATTTAGTTTCATGTGATATTAAGTGAAACGAGTATTAGAAGTTTTCTGACTGGTGCAGCGATGTGAAACAcggtatacatttttttatactTGTGGCATATACGCACACATTAAACGGCCGAATTCACCAGATAACACACCAATTATGTGATAAAACTTGCTTTTGGAGACTATCCGAATATTtatactacaatatatatttcttttaaatcttCTAGCAATGTTTCTAGCACATTGTTCATTTCTAATACATTTCGTCAAGTGATGTTCAATATAAACTTCTAAAACGATTAAAAACCATTCTTGTATGATAATATTGATCCtgattatttgttttatgtctatGAAGGTCTGGTGCTATGCATCGTATTTTTGTTAACATAATTCCCATTACACAAACGTATTAATGCAATAGGTGACTTGTGCAATAGTGTCTAGCAGAGCTGTACGTAACGTCATGTCGGTAGACTttcatttttattcatattttagagtaaaaatgtcgatatttcaGATTTCATGAACAATTCGAGTTATATATTCCAGTTCAAAATTTTGCTCgacaaaatttcatcaagaTGGAAGATGTTAGAATTTCTTTCCATATCAATTGAAACACGTAAATACCTTTCGTAAAACATATATGTACTATTAAGAATATAAAAATGATGTAAGGCATAAGAAAAAAAGCAATataaacaatttgtttgtttgttgatttgttttacAATCTAAAATGCAGGCTATTTTCATTACACTGCCCACAATGTTGTAATGTTGCTTTGTTACAATACCAATGTTTTCAAACATTTCGAAAAAGTTCACTAAGGAATAAATACCAACTACGGAGCAATATCAAAACGTGCATACATGTGAATGTATTCCATTAAACGCGATTATTTCAGACGTTACAGAATAGAATTATTTACGCTACAACAACTATGCACGGCGGTTATATGCTTGAATACCTTTTTAATGTTACCATTCCTTCCAAAGAAACATCACCTATAATATCACAGGACATGAAAGAGAAGTTCGATCCATGTATAATGAGACACTATCGATCAAATATGCATAAACAAAACCATCACTGAAGCAGGAATTCCCTTTCATTGGAGTGGCAATGTAGGCTTATAAAAGAAAAATCCGGATTATGAACAAAATAATCCATTCTATTTTGGTTGTTCGTCCCTGAAATCTCATCCGCTTATTCTGAACACGTCTCTGCGATTTCTATAGAAAGTCCGAACGCAGAGTTAAGTGCAAATTAATGCAAGCTATAGCTGTCTGCGAAATCAAAGCGGGGGTATGTTTCTATATTCTGAGTATACCAAGCTTCCGTCTTGCCTCCTGTACTATCATTGCCCTTCTATTGTCTATGTGTTGTCGTTTCGCTAACATCGCTTCGGCTATCCTCACATTTTCCAGGCCTTTTTTAATATACTCCGGTAAAGGATGCTTTTTGTTGAATGAATCTTGAGAGCTACAAAACCGTCGTATTCTATTCTGTATGCCGTTGTCATGCGTAGCGCACCGATATGCACTACTACCGGAAGTTGGTTTATCCATTTCAATCCCACCGTTATGAAATATCTCCTTCATTTGTGGAATTTCAGAGCAGTACTCGGTCTCTAAGAGGTGCATAAATGTTTTTACTTGTCTGTCCGAAAATGAGTACCGACTGTACTCATCAGTGACACCATCCTCACACTCCAACTCTCCAATGTGATCctcatacatttgtattagtTTCTTCATATATTCACACGTACTGCAGGTTCGTTCCCGGCGACGACGAGATTCGGCCTCCTCTTCTTCCTTTAGATCCCTTGGTCGGTGCTGAAGAAAGGAAACATAAGCGGGAGATGATTTAGGTCTCTGCTTTTTAGGTTTACCAGATGTTACATCCTTCACTGGGTTTGATTTTGGGGTTGATCTGTCGAACACTCTCGCAGACTTTGCTCGAAACGAATGAGTTGATTGCATCCACTGTTTCTCACGAATTCTTTGTTCTTTTTGCACTCGCGATTTATAACTTTCTAATTTACATTCTTCAGTTCTATTAAGCTTCTGAGCCTTGAACTCACTTTCTGTTTGACAGAGCTGTTTCTTGTACCCAATACAATTGTTGGCAGGGTACCCATCCAATGATATACCAGTCTCTGTTGTCATGACCGACATCGGTTTCGGAGGGTATTGAGCATCAATAACACGATTATCTCTTTGCTGTTGACAATCTGTCTCCTTCCTCCGATTTTCTGATCTTATGCTTGCGTAGATACTAGATGTAGTGCTGAGAACTCTAAAATTCTTTGAAGTTGCATATGTGCTGAAACCAGTTCCATTAGAATAGCTTCTGTCTTCACTAGAACCAGAATAATGTTGGCCATTGATGGCACTTTCCGTTTTAAGCCTTGGAAGGCTTTCCCGTCTCGGTTTATATTGACTTCGAGCAATCTTCGCTTGATTAACTTCCATGTTAGTGTGTGtgcttttaaaaaaatagaGTTCAGGTAGTATCAATCACGCTGACTGTTAATTGAATGTCACCAAAGACTGTCGGGACACTCAACCTTGTTAATGGCGAAGTTGCATGTGTTGCTTTGAATAAAATATCCAGTTACCGCAGAATGAACAATCTTATAATAATACTGTCTTATTTCACATAACATAATTCACGTCGTGTCATCAACGAACAACAATCCAATCTATTATTATGTCAACTGCatggtaaataaataataaattaaatgtGAGATATGCCTTGatttgtaaataatacacaGTAAGTCTTACCAAGCTGACAGCGTGACACCGTCCTGTCACAGTGATCCTGTTAACGCCTGTGTTCCGTTTCCATGTCCATCAGTCATAAAACTGataaatgatgaaaatatttgacaTAGGGATTTAACACTGAACAACGTGTTGGGCACTCGATGTCGATTATTTAGACAAGCGGGATTATGTCGTGCAAACACCTACAGCGCTTTGTTTGCGTGCGTGAGGGGACTGGGCCTTCTAAACCTCAGTGTGACAGCGACAATAACAAACACAAAATTTAATAATGGGAAAATTGGCAGCTTAAAGGTATCCCATGTCTTACCAGTATGAAGCGGAAACATTCACCCTCTTTATTGATAGATCAATTATGGCCGGCAGAAGGGCCGGGTATTTAACACCAATATAGAAAATTGAGAAAATATAAAAGCTGTTCAAGTATTTGTTCAGCCAAACTATTCCTTCTTTCTTAAATAAACAGATGTGATTTATCTGTTATTTGATAAAAGCGTTACTGTATGTGTCCTTTTGATAGCAGTGTCGAGGGGGCCAGATTAAATAACAAAAGTGAATACTAaagtaattttaaaaaaatcatttcggTTTCGTAACAGTGATATTTATTCATGCGAGTTAATCtgacaattaaaatataattctGCAgcagttacatatacaatggcAGTTGCAGAAAAAAGCAATATATATGTCGGTTTATGAATGCTACCGACTCCGTATCATGCATAAATTCAATTCAATGGTCTCTCTTATCGATGTTTGTATATAGTAATCTGAACAATGGTAGTCTTTCATAGGAAGTAACAATTTCCATTCTAAAACATCTACGTAGAACGCATTAAAATTggtaatatttaaatataaaataacaaatattcgTTGATAACTTTGAACATAATGCATTTTAATCTGAGTCGCAAAGTAGtgattaaaatgatatttgtatCATTGACAAGAACTGCAAAATATCTGTTTATCAGATTTAACTATTAAGAACATTTACTTTTTCTATGTAGTAAACTTTAAAATCAAAGCGATGCTAACATTAACTTTATGtatgattatatttttattttcgaTTTAACCATTCGTTTCTAACACTAAA is a window encoding:
- the LOC117327422 gene encoding uncharacterized protein LOC117327422, with the protein product MEVNQAKIARSQYKPRRESLPRLKTESAINGQHYSGSSEDRSYSNGTGFSTYATSKNFRVLSTTSSIYASIRSENRRKETDCQQQRDNRVIDAQYPPKPMSVMTTETGISLDGYPANNCIGYKKQLCQTESEFKAQKLNRTEECKLESYKSRVQKEQRIREKQWMQSTHSFRAKSARVFDRSTPKSNPVKDVTSGKPKKQRPKSSPAYVSFLQHRPRDLKEEEEAESRRRRERTCSTCEYMKKLIQMYEDHIGELECEDGVTDEYSRYSFSDRQVKTFMHLLETEYCSEIPQMKEIFHNGGIEMDKPTSGSSAYRCATHDNGIQNRIRRFCSSQDSFNKKHPLPEYIKKGLENVRIAEAMLAKRQHIDNRRAMIVQEARRKLGILRI